In Anopheles cruzii chromosome X, idAnoCruzAS_RS32_06, whole genome shotgun sequence, one genomic interval encodes:
- the LOC128278207 gene encoding TBC domain-containing protein kinase-like protein, whose protein sequence is MALAKFNCRISVSTFFAKSHPNDECCGTNGLPLTPNSIGIFGRSQLLKSEALRHDNLCTYLDVIRGKHERTIIVQEYVGSPLAETFIGENNKQETLLRIGYQVLTALSHLNRHGLVSRNLDPTNVLVSPEFGVKLYNYGQYHMTYGGRYVSFPVGNVCYQAPEVLLGSRDNPKADVWSLGIMLAELAIGCRLWEPLKVSQIVRKVLSLTNTQNVFEKIAREHSRVGAYESLDAGLRRIIEMFLQISPFDRPLPKDALKDPVFDFLQTECTSPMELSSLTLIERHIPLGQIYYLWQLAGGDVQQELKREGLIKSEAPILLLPNLVLLNGKSICPPKSQSLLHDNRMVFLNFSTLLERLVSIPEEDYVPLIYSSDNYLESSIFKTELPLVIRERDMIYQFHRNVLLSTLHQGYPYTQDLLRSFAAKDIPPLFRGQIWACLLGVVENGLFERLDKCSPTHTDRQIEVDIPRCHQYNDLLSSPEGHTKLKRLLKAWVTAHPQYVYWQGLDSLTAPFLFLNFNNEERAFLSLYKFIPKYLHLFFLKDNSSIIKEYLVKFSQLIFFHEPVLARHLHGINFIPELYAIPWFLTMFSHVFPLHKIFHLWDKLILGDSSYPLFIGIAILRQLKGTLLKSGFNECILLFSDLPDIVIETCVNDSETMYQFTPKSITYRKFALHEEAPDEFDLNYSEADLRDVQTELHPRISVYDLICLLRDRHSSTAVLDIRSNLDYRKAAIENSINVPFSSVSLKECRLEALNVPKLEAYLRRQPSVIVIVVSVAHQSALLFAKFLVDSGLPHVAILHRGFEAIYRTDNKLILQTFDYINTLARHMTPLWAFGE, encoded by the exons ATGGCCCTCGCGAAATTCAACTGTCGCATCTCGGTATCCACGTTCTTTGCCAAATCGCATCCGAACGATGAGTGTTGCGGCACGAATGGACTACCGCTAACTCCAAACTCGATCGGTATCTTTGGCCGGTCGCAGCTTTTAAAGTCCGAGGCACTCCGACATGACAACCTGTGCACCTATCTGGATGTGATCCGTGGCAAGCACG AGCGTACCATCATCGTGCAAGAGTATGTGGGCAGTCCGCTGGCGGAAACGTTCATCGGAGAgaacaacaaacaagaaacGCTGCTGCGGATCGGCTATCAGGTGTTAACTGCCCTAAGTCACCTTAACCGACATGGTCTTGTTAGTCGCAACTTGGACCCAACCAATGTGCTTGTAAGCCCTGAATTTGGCGTCAAGCTGTACAATTACGGGCAGTACCATATGACGTACGGAGGGCGCTACGTTTCATTTCCGGTTGGAAACGTGTGCTACCAAGCGCCGGAAGTTCTGCTTGGCAGCCGCGACAATCCGAAGGCTGATGTCTGGAGCTTGGGTATCATGTTGGCCGAGCTGGCGATTGGCTGTCGGCTGTGGGAGCCGCTGAAAGTGTCGCAGATCGTACGAAAGGTTTTGAGTTTAACCAATACGCAGAACGTATTCGAGAAGATCGCCCGAGAGCACTCTCGGGTAGGGGCGTACGAATCGCTCGATGCTGGGCTACGGCGAATCATTGAGATGTTCCTTCAAATATCTCCGTTTGACCGACCGTTACCAAAAGATGCTCTTAAGGATccggttttcgattttctgcAAACGGAGTGCACATCACCAATGGAGTTGAGTAGCTTGACGCTGATCGAAAGACACATACCACTCGGTCAAATCTACTACCTCTGGCAGTTGGCTGGTGGCGATGTACAGCAAGAACTGAAACGGGAGGGGCTGATCAAAAGTGAGGCGCCTATTCTGTTGCTACCAAA ctTGGTGCTCCTAAACGGAAAATCTATCTGCCCGCCGAAGAGCCAGAGTTTGCTACACGACAACCGGATGGTTTTTCTCAACTTCAGCACGCTGCTTGAGCGGCTCGTCTCAATCCCAGAGGAGGACTACGTGCCGCTCATCTACAGCAGCGACAACTACCTAGAATCATCGATCTTCAAGACTGAGTTGCCGCTCGTCATTCGTGAACGTGACATGATCTACCAGTTCCATCGCAACGTTCTGCTTAGCACCCTGCACCAGGGCTACCCGTATACACAGGATCTATTGCGTTCATTTGCTGCCAAAGACATTCCCCCGCTATTCCGCGGTCAGATATGGGCCTGTTTGTTGGGTGTTGTCGAGAACGGGCTGTTCGAACGATTGGATAAGTGCAGCCCCACGCACACCGATAGGCAGATTGAGGTTGACATACCGCGCTGTCATCAGTACAACGATCTGCTTTCGTCACCGGAAGGACACACTAAGCTCAAACGGTTGCTGAAGGCCTGGGTTACTGCGCACCCGCAGTACGTCTACTGGCAGGGGCTAGACTCACTCACCGCACCGTTCCTTTTTCTCAACTTCAACAACGAGGAGCGGGCGTTTCTAAGTCTGTACAAGTTTATTCCTAAATACTTGCATCTGTTTTTTCTAAAGGACAACTCGTCGATCATTAAGGAGTATCTGGTGAAATTTTCTCAACTGATTTTCTTCCACGAACCCGTTTTGGCACGCCACTTGCACGGCATCAACTTTATTCCCGAGTTGTACGCGATTCCGTGGTTTCTGACAATGTTTAGCC aTGTGTTTCCGCTGCATAAAATATTTCATCTCTGGGACAAATTGATTCTAGGAGATAGTTCCTATCCGCTCTTTATCGGCATTGCAATTTTGAGGCAGCTCAAGGGCACTTTACTAAAATCGGGCTTCAATGAGTGCATTCTACTGTTCAGCGATCTTCCCGACATTGTCATTGAAACATGTGTGAATGACTCGGAAACGATGTACCAGTTCACACCCAAGAGCATTACGTACCGGAAGTTCGCCTTACACGAGGAAGCCCCAGATGAATTT GATTTAAACTACAGCGAGGCTGATCTACGAGACGTACAGACCGAGCTGCATCCTAGGATCAGCGTGTATGATTTGATTTGTCTGCTTCGAGATCGTCACTCCAGCACGGCTGTCCTCGACATTCGCAGTAATCTCGACTATCGTAAAGCAGCGATCGAGAACAGCATCAACGTACCTTTCAGCTCGGTATCGCTGAAGGAGTGTCGGCTCGAGGCACTCAACGTACCGAAGCTAGAGGCATACCTGCGTCGCCAGCCGTCTGtgattgttattgttgtaaGTGTCGCGCATCAGAgtgcgttgttgtttgccaaatTTCTCGTCGACAGTGGCCTACCGCATGTGGCTATTCTGCACCGAGGTTTCGAAGCGATTTACCGCACCGACAACAAACTGATACTGCAAACGTTCGATTATATCAATACACTTGCCCGGCATATGACACCGTTGTGGGCATTCGGtgagtaa
- the LOC128272933 gene encoding probable 2-oxoglutarate dehydrogenase E1 component DHKTD1 homolog, mitochondrial, giving the protein MQLLRLMLSRGYHSSKGVFGYCPRSLPQYKGTSEDVLNQRNRNSNAYRWIEAFRNHGHRMATIDPVPFQGPLADEETNSLVLDYTRYGLAASDQVDPAGLVYLSPPQATLSIGELDQVLRTRYCGTCSIELAYIEAEEEREWLIERYERLLTERSLTDADRLEVAELMLKSQAFDRFLAVKFPTVKRYGGEGAESMMAFYRELFRCVTEAGLRNVVIGMPHRGKLNALTIMFGTRPAKIFRKFKGYPEFAEGVKAMCDIASHFHTSADISWKGKTFHLNMLHNPSHLEAVNPVSMGKTRAKQLAIGDGDYGSGTRDGTWSKALNVQVHGDAALPGQGVNQECLMMAQVPHFDVDGTIHLVVNNQVGFTTPAQRGRGTRYVSDLAKSIMAPIVHINGDDPEALTYMTQLAVDYRQRFGKDFFIDLNCFRRWGHNELDDPTVTNPLLYEVIVHRQSIPDTYARRLIDAGVLDQSDVDAMSKSHQNMLTAELQALAEYEPERSYFEKQWAGMEQPGNEVTVWNTGLDYRLLDHVGRASVAYSKDFNIHPHVKKTHVDTRLKRLAEGQRIDWATAEALAIGSLMYQGYNVRLSGEDIGRGTFAQRHAMFVDQRTNEIHIPLNAMAGGGSASGRLELANSILSEEAVLGFEYGMAIDSPNTLVIWEAQFGDFFNGAQIIIDTFLVSGETKWMVCNGLVMLLPHGYDGAASEHSSCRMERFLQMTDSCESHPDGDDINLQIVNPSTPAQYYHVLRRQMIRNFRKPLVVVAPKTLLRLSECASPHVDFAPGTHFEPVLPDAVELDTKRVRRVVLCSGKHYYTLQQERKARALSDVALLRLESLCPFPVQALNNELTKYPNAREFVWSQEEHRNMGAWTFVQPRFENMCERRLQYCGRPEAATVAVGVGPWHAQEAEMVIRSTFQ; this is encoded by the exons ATGCAGCTTTTACGGTTGATGTTGTCGCGCGGATACCACTCTTCGAAAGGTGTCTTTGGCTACTGCCCACGCTCACTCCCGCAGTATAAAG GAACCAGTGAGGACGTGCTGAATCAACGGAATCGGAACAGTAATGCGTACCGGTGGATCGAAGCGTTTCGGAACCATGGTCACCGGATGGCCACGATCGATCCAGTGCCATTTCAGGGACCGCTGGCCGACGAAGAAACCAACTCACTGGTGCTCGACTACACCCGTTACGGGCTGGCTGCGTCCGATCAGGTGGACCCAGCTGGATTGGTGTATCTGTCACCGCCACAGGCGACGTTGTCGATCGGTGAGCTGGATCAGGTGCTACGCACTCGCTACTGTGGCACGTGCAGTATCGAGCTGGCCTACATTGAGGCGGAAGAGGAGCGCGAGTGGCTGATCGAACGGTATGAACGGCTCCTTACCGAACGATCGCTCACCGACGCTGACCGGCTCGAGGTGGCCGAGTTGATGCTGAAATCGCAAGCGTTCGATCGGTTCCTGGCAGTTAAGTTTCCCACCGTCAAGCGGTACGGTGGTGAGGGCGCCGAGAGCATGATGGCGTTCTATCGGGAGCTGTTCCGGTGCGTCACCGAAGCCGGTCTGCGCAACGTTGTCATCGGCATGCCACACCGGGGCAAGCTGAATGCGCTGACAATCATGTTTGGCACGCGCCCGGCCAAGATCTTCCGGAAGTTCAAGGGCTACCCGGAGTTTGCTGAAGGAGTAAAGGCGATGTGCGACATTGCTAGCCATTTTC ATACTTCGGCCGACATTAGCTGGAAGGGGAAGACGTTTCATCTTAACATGCTGCACAATCCGTCGCATCTGGAAGCCGTCAATCCGGTCTCAATGGGCAAGACTCGGGCCAAGCAGCTCGCCATCGGCGACGGAGACTACGGTAGCGGTACACGTGATGGCACCTGGTCGAAAGCCTTGAACGTGCAGGTGCACGGTGATGCCGCTTTACCAGGGCAGGGTGTGAACCAGGAGTGTCTCATGATGGCGCAGGTACCCCACTTCGATGTCGATGGTACGATCCACCTGGTCGTAAACAATCAGGTGGGATTCACCACTCCGGCCCAGCGTGGACGCGGTACGCGTTACGTTTCCGATCTAGCCAAATCCATCATGGCACCGATCGTGCACATTAATGGCGACGATCCAGAG GCGCTAACCTATATGACGCAGCTGGCCGTCGACTATCGGCAACGGTTCGGGAAAGACTTCTTCATCGACCTCAACTGTTTCCGACGCTGGGGCCATAACGAGCTGGATGATCCGACCGTCACCAACCCGCTACTGTACGAGGTGATCGTGCACCGCCAGTCGATACCGGATACATACGCCCGGCGACTGATCGATGCCGGCGTACTAGACCAGTCGGATGTGGATGCAATGTCGAAAAGTCACCAGAACATGCTGACAGCCGAGCTGCAGGCGTTGGCGGAGTACGAGCCCGAACGGAGCTACTTCGAGAAGCAGTGGGCCGGCATGGAACAACCCGGCAACGAGGTCACCGTATGGAACACCGGGCTTGATTACCGGCTGCTGGACCACGTTGGACGGGCAAGCGTCGCCTATTCGAAAGATTTC AACATTCATCCCCATGTGAAGAAGACGCATGTCGATACACGGCTAAAGCGATTGGCCGAAGGACAGCGCATCGACTGGGCGACAGCGGAAGCGTTGGCAATCGGAAGCCTCATGTACCAGGGCTACAACGTACGTTTGAGCGGCGAAGATATCGGCCGCGGTACGTTCGCCCAGCGGCACGCCATGTTTGTCGATCAGCGCACGAACGAGATTCACATTCCACTCAACGCCATGGCCGGCGGAGGTTCTGCCAGTGGGCGGCTGGAGCTAGCGAACAGTATTCTGTCGGAAGAAGCCGTGCTCGGCTTCGAGTACGGGATGGCCATCGACAGCCCCAATACTCTTGTCATCTGGGAAGCCCAGTTCGGTGACTTTTTCAACGGGGCACAAATAATCATCGACACGTTCCTCGTCAGCGGAGAAA CCAAATGGATGGTGTGCAATGGGTTGGTGATGCTTCTACCGCACGGTTATGATGGTGCCGCGTCCGAGCACAGTTCCTGCCGCATGGAACGGTTCTTACAGATGACCGACTCGTGCGAATCGCACCCGGATGGAGACGATATCAATCTGCAAATCGTGAACCCTTCGACACCGGCGCAGTACTACCATGTGCTGCGGCGGCAGATGATACGTAACTTCCGGAAGCCGCTGGTCGTCGTGGCACCCAAAACGCTACTTCGGCTGTCGGAGTGTGCTTCACCGCACGTCGACTTTGCCCCCGGGACACACTTCGAACCAGTGTTGCCAGACGCCGTGGAACTCGATACCAAGCGCGTCCGGCGGGTGGTGCTGTGCAGCGGCAAACACTACTATACGCTGCAGCAAGAGCGCAAAGCACGTGCTCTGTCGGATGTAGCGCTACTGCGTTTGGAATCGTTgtgtccgtttccggttcaaGCACTGAACAATGAGCTCACCAAATACCCGAATGCGCGAGAATTCGTCTGGAGCCAGGAGGAGCATCGTAATATGGGCGCATGGACATTTGTGCAGCCACGATTTGAGAACATGTGTGAACGACGG CTCCAATATTGTGGACGACCGGAGGCGGCGACTGTTGCAGTTGGTGTTGGGCCCTGGCATGCACAAGAAGCGGAGATGGTGATTAGGTCTACTTTTCAATAA